Proteins found in one Triticum aestivum cultivar Chinese Spring chromosome 4D, IWGSC CS RefSeq v2.1, whole genome shotgun sequence genomic segment:
- the LOC123100256 gene encoding uncharacterized protein: MGMQQSTMTASGDGAKRALRRLPHVYSKVLELPLPADADVRAFEGTTALHFFAACGPMGEVRARLVRIYPGVVKVVVVHAGTGDDEYGDDMELDRWRYRLPEDCCPELAMAGYVDGQLIVTVPKGRGEGGDGTRRCCNGAAGEIGGKLVAVQ; the protein is encoded by the coding sequence ATGGGGATGCAACAGTCGACGATGACTGCGTCCGGCGACGGCGCCAAGAGGGCCCTCCGCCGGCTGCCGCACGTGTACAGCAAGGTGCTCGAGCTGCCGCTCCCGGCGGACGCCGACGTCAGGGCGTTCGAGGGCACCACCGCGCTCCACTTCTTCGCTGCCTGCGGCCCCATGGGCGAGGTGAGGGCGCGCCTCGTGAGGATTTATCCTGGGGTCGtcaaggtggtggtggtgcacgCTGGGACCGGAGACGACGAGTATGGCGACGACATGGAGCTTGATAGGTGGAGGTACCGGCTGCCTGAAGACTGTTGCCCGGAGCTGGCTATGGCCGGGTACGTCGACGGGCAGCTTATCGTGACGGTGCCCAAGGgccgcggcgagggcggcgacgggaCTCGGAGGTGCTGCAATGGAGCAGCGGGGGAGATTGGCGGGAAGCTCGTGGCCGTGCAATAG
- the LOC123098488 gene encoding uncharacterized protein isoform X2, whose amino-acid sequence MSNISPSFSAPTLLATSSSLRHFFPLAGSQSTKHAIPSTRPKPPMNRINITHFINFKLDPAANNYAQWTQKFYAILTKYDCAHHVDHESDPRLQDAKWRNDDLTIVLWFYATICDELYQVVREPENTAYTVWDKLYTFFRDNQPGWAVHIREELSATEQGDMTLAAYCNRIKALADALADAGEPVSNEMLTLQMIRGLNNRFHVAKGSSTITIGTNTGSSSTLGGSNNGNQGDRNAFSNTRPRHSAQPQQRPWMGYFAPWGAPFPFPRQPPHTQWAPRSVGGVLNPRPSAPTQGYSLLYSMASIFMPSPPSRHRFSVIDAAPGNTSSTPPPTMTSTWTMPRNRM is encoded by the exons ATGAGCAACATCTCTCCTTCTTTCAGCGCCCCCACCCTTCTGGCCACGTCCTCCTCCCTTCGTCATTTCTTTCCTCTCGCCGGCAGCCAGAGCACCAAGCATGCCATCCCCTCTACCCGTCCCAAGCCTCCTATGAACCGCATCAATATTACCCACTTCATCAATTTCAAGCTAGATCCCGCCGCAAACAACTATGCTCAGTGGACGCAGAAGTTCTACGCTATCCTCACCAAATACGACTGTGCCCACCATGTCGACCACGAGTCTGATCCTCGTCTTCAAGATGCCAAGTGGCGCAACGACGATCTGACCATTGTTTTGTGGTTCTATGCTACCATTTGCGATGAGCTCTATCAAGTGGTGAGGGAGCCGGAGAACACCGCGTATACTGTTTGGGACAAGTTGTACACCTTCTTCCGGGACAACCAGCCCGGATGGGCCGTCCACATCCGCGAAGAGTTAAGCGCCACTGAGCAAGGAGACATGACGCTGGCCGCCTACTGCAATCGGATTAAGGCCCTCGCTGACGCCCTCGCCGATGCGGGTGAACCAGTCAGCAATGAGATGTTGACATTGCAAATGATCCGAGGACTCAACAACCGCTTCCATGT GGCCAAGGGATCCTCCACCATCACCATTGGCACCAACACCGGCTCCAGCTCCACCCTCGGTGGAAGCAACAATGGGAATCAAGGCGATCGCAACGCTTTTTCTAACACCCGGCCTCGACATTCGGCACAACCACAACAACGACCCTGGATGGGCTACTTTGCGCCATGGGGGGCGCCCTTCCCGTTTCCGAGGCAGCCGCCGCACACTCAGTGGGCCCCTCGAAGCGTCGGCGGCGTCCTCAACCCACGCCCATCTGCTCCAACTCAGGGATACTCGTTGCTCTACTCCATGGCATCCATCTTTATGCCGTCGCCTCCCTCGCGACACCGGTTCTCCGTGATCGACGCGGCGCCCGGCAACACAAGCTCcacccctcctccaacaatgactAGTACATGGACTATGCCGCGTAATCGCATGTGA
- the LOC123098488 gene encoding uncharacterized protein isoform X1, with protein MSNISPSFSAPTLLATSSSLRHFFPLAGSQSTKHAIPSTRPKPPMNRINITHFINFKLDPAANNYAQWTQKFYAILTKYDCAHHVDHESDPRLQDAKWRNDDLTIVLWFYATICDELYQVVREPENTAYTVWDKLYTFFRDNQPGWAVHIREELSATEQGDMTLAAYCNRIKALADALADAGEPVSNEMLTLQMIRGLNNRFHVLATTLPMHRPFPTFIQVRSLLLFEEINLNARDRAKGSSTITIGTNTGSSSTLGGSNNGNQGDRNAFSNTRPRHSAQPQQRPWMGYFAPWGAPFPFPRQPPHTQWAPRSVGGVLNPRPSAPTQGYSLLYSMASIFMPSPPSRHRFSVIDAAPGNTSSTPPPTMTSTWTMPRNRM; from the coding sequence ATGAGCAACATCTCTCCTTCTTTCAGCGCCCCCACCCTTCTGGCCACGTCCTCCTCCCTTCGTCATTTCTTTCCTCTCGCCGGCAGCCAGAGCACCAAGCATGCCATCCCCTCTACCCGTCCCAAGCCTCCTATGAACCGCATCAATATTACCCACTTCATCAATTTCAAGCTAGATCCCGCCGCAAACAACTATGCTCAGTGGACGCAGAAGTTCTACGCTATCCTCACCAAATACGACTGTGCCCACCATGTCGACCACGAGTCTGATCCTCGTCTTCAAGATGCCAAGTGGCGCAACGACGATCTGACCATTGTTTTGTGGTTCTATGCTACCATTTGCGATGAGCTCTATCAAGTGGTGAGGGAGCCGGAGAACACCGCGTATACTGTTTGGGACAAGTTGTACACCTTCTTCCGGGACAACCAGCCCGGATGGGCCGTCCACATCCGCGAAGAGTTAAGCGCCACTGAGCAAGGAGACATGACGCTGGCCGCCTACTGCAATCGGATTAAGGCCCTCGCTGACGCCCTCGCCGATGCGGGTGAACCAGTCAGCAATGAGATGTTGACATTGCAAATGATCCGAGGACTCAACAACCGCTTCCATGTGTTGGCAACTACTCTTCCCATGCACAGGCCTTTTCCTACCTTTATCCAGGTCCGTTCCCTGCTGTTGTTTGAAGAAATCAATCTTAATGCGCGTGACAGGGCCAAGGGATCCTCCACCATCACCATTGGCACCAACACCGGCTCCAGCTCCACCCTCGGTGGAAGCAACAATGGGAATCAAGGCGATCGCAACGCTTTTTCTAACACCCGGCCTCGACATTCGGCACAACCACAACAACGACCCTGGATGGGCTACTTTGCGCCATGGGGGGCGCCCTTCCCGTTTCCGAGGCAGCCGCCGCACACTCAGTGGGCCCCTCGAAGCGTCGGCGGCGTCCTCAACCCACGCCCATCTGCTCCAACTCAGGGATACTCGTTGCTCTACTCCATGGCATCCATCTTTATGCCGTCGCCTCCCTCGCGACACCGGTTCTCCGTGATCGACGCGGCGCCCGGCAACACAAGCTCcacccctcctccaacaatgactAGTACATGGACTATGCCGCGTAATCGCATGTGA